A single region of the Gopherus evgoodei ecotype Sinaloan lineage chromosome 3, rGopEvg1_v1.p, whole genome shotgun sequence genome encodes:
- the LOC115649410 gene encoding taste receptor type 2 member 119-like yields TLHLVFSIELIVSFVTNGLIIVMNGACTIWRNLYIFCMYLNTLSLWFATWLSVFYCMKIANFSQPLFLWLKRRISGLVPRLLMSSLLVSLVTCLLSVNVIDRKNIGNSTNNLSGNIRVECSHNVNSSSGLTILHMLGYSFPFFIFVVSAVLLITSLWRHTKRMEKNTNISRDTITDAHVSVIKGLIAFIFFYISYFVATLLFLLNIFAHGSLYFSWFCVLVAAAYPSGHSVILILGNPKLKMIAVRALNYAKCWLRDEAS; encoded by the exons actttacacttggtattct CAATTGAACTCATTGTATCGTTTGTAACAAATGGATTGATAATAG TGATGAATGGAGCGTGTACCATCTGGAGAAACCTCTATATTTTTTGCATGTATCTAAATACTCTCAGCCTCTGGTTTGCTACATGGCTCAGTGTCTTCTACTGCATGAAGATCGCCAACTTCAGCCAACCTCTCTTCCTCTGGCTGAAGCGGAGAATATCAGGGCTAGTGCCACGGCTACTCATGAGCTCCTTGCTGGTCTCCTTGGTCACCTGTCTCCTTTCAGTCAATGTCATAGATAGAAAGAACATAGGCAATTCAACGAATAATCTGTCAGGAAACATCAGAGTGGAATGTAGCCATAATGTTAATTCATCTTCTGGTCTTACTATTTTGCACATGCTTGGatattcctttcctttctttatatTTGTTGTTTCTGCAGTACTGTTAATCACTTCTCTGTGGAGACACACCAAGAGGATGGAGAAAAACACAAACATCTCCAGGGACACCATTACTGATGCTCATGTCAGTGTGATTAAAGGTCTGATTGCTTTCATTTTCTTCTACATTTCATATTTTGTggcaacactgctatttttattaaacatattTGCCCACGGCAGTCTCTATTTCTCATGGTTCTGTGTATTGGTAGCGGCTGCTTATCCTTCTGGGCACTCTGTTATCCTGATCCTGGGTAACCCCAAATTGAAGATGATAGCGGTGAGGGCTCTGAACTATGCAAAATGCTGGCTGAGAGATGAGGCTTCATAA